In the Naumovozyma dairenensis CBS 421 chromosome 4, complete genome genome, one interval contains:
- the IMH1 gene encoding Imh1p (similar to Saccharomyces cerevisiae IMH1 (YLR309C); ancestral locus Anc_4.46), with protein MFKQLSQIGKNLSDELQKGLSEELAPLPQATDPTDSANMTNGNSTTDGLQPTGVGNDSDGTQDLPKDIQAKLRKFEKYELKYPALLNAYKNEKIRNEKIEKILTENTPLANLDDVDSLPAFFQNINTKHTIYNDEIKRLTKENNESRERLSDRTEIEELEKKFNSERENLQREIDEAKEQRQNVERQKDTSSADEVDRLKTLLEEKETMYLSEIKILEDKLAAAQKEKDDKQNKLEKVEKQYDEEQAQLLESQAREVTTLKTQLDESNKRLGDITSKMKPLEEQLVEKAKTIQELQEQLNKSTSAIELPTKTVTETEITTLKTTPMSKNQKKRNRKKNKKQNNAPTVATKEEEQAEKNPQPSTEEDNADTSGLLERYNTLLKDFEAFQSEHKDCKDWEEKYNETKSHLEELKDVSEKLAELEEEKNNLGAELSKTKEALTAKNTEVEEQREMMREIGNDLVAAKDQIKESSLGKNEEIARWTAQVENLKNENEKIISENKTKQSELEKNTAALTDEIEKLKTKYMDASKRLKDNEARMNEALSKIQNENNRLSNQMRDYNSVKTNVLQKEKTISYLENQIKGYTEEKIKTEKSIDMLKRENGILTNRLDLLKKENQTLHDNVKKNSNSYENYLKENGKLSERLSILQDKYDALQNIKSNSNEQTDSIKRQCEELNVKLREASKRIISLEDELNDYTTIIQDKTRETDTMRRLLSESQNDEKTRQHQLTEKVTQLTNEKEKLDSELSLQTARINREINDWKHITNDLKSEVHALKLREQQLLSEITTLNSLNDTMKRKSVATHEDSGELEKLTSNLKEALSKADGKIQELQNSNEQLMHLNNDVNKKLERITKNYRTLSNQLNALREGKEISARESRSNSVASSVSNHLTVGEPRKSSSTNDLAGSKRENELEQTEKVAYMKNVLLGFLEHREQRSQLLPVISMLLQLDSNDEKRLLMSLR; from the coding sequence ATGTTCAAACAACTGTCACAAATAGGGAAGAACTTAAGTGATGAACTCCAGAAAGGTTTAAGTGAAGAACTTGCACCTCTACCTCAAGCCACTGATCCAACAGACTCAGCCAATATGACTAACGGTAATAGCACTACAGATGGATTACAACCAACGGGAGTTGGTAATGATTCTGACGGTACACAAGATTTACCAAAGGATATTCAAGCTAAGCTGAGGaagtttgaaaaatatgaattgaaatatcCTGCTTTATTGAATGCTtataagaatgaaaaaattaggAACGAAAAGATTGAGAAGATATTAACTGAAAATACGCCCTTGGCTAATCTTGATGATGTGGATAGTTTGCCTGCCTTTTTCCAAAACATCAATACAAAACACACCATTTATAATGATGAGATAAAAAGATTAACGaaggaaaataatgaatctaGGGAAAGATTATCTGATAGGACAGAAATTGAGGAACTAGAGAAGAAATTTAATAGTGAAAGGGAAAATTTACAAAGGGAAATTGATGAAGCCAAAGAACAACGCCAAAATGTTGAAAGACAAAAAGATACATCGTCTGCTGATGAAGTTGATAGGTTGAAAACCcttcttgaagaaaaggaaaccATGTATCTTtcagaaattaaaatacTGGAGGACAAATTAGCTGCAGctcaaaaagaaaaagatgataaGCAAAATAAGCTTGAAAAAGTTGAGAAACAGTATGATGAGGAGCAGGCGCAGCTGCTAGAATCCCAAGCTCGAGAAGTCACAACTTTGAAGACACAATTAGATGAATCTAACAAAAGACTAGGTGATATAACTTCAAAAATGAAGCCTCTAGAAGAACAATTGGTCGAAAAAGCTAAAACTATACAAGAACtacaagaacaattaaataaGTCTACCTCGGCAATTGAACTACCAACAAAAACAGTTACAGAAACGGAAATTACGACACTCAAGACGACCCCGATGAGcaaaaatcaaaagaaaagaaatagaaagaagaataagaaacaaaacaatGCACCCACAGTCGCcacaaaagaagaagagcAAGCTGAAAAAAACCCTCAACCATCAACTGAAGAAGACAATGCGGATACTTCTGGTCTTCTCGAGAGATATAATACATTGCTCAAAGATTTTGAAGCATTTCAATCGGAACATAAAGATTGTAAAGATTGGGAGGAGAAATATAACGAAACTAAATCACATCTTGAAGAGTTAAAAGATGTCAGTGAAAAACTCGCAGAActcgaagaagaaaaaaacaactTAGGAGCGGAGCTTTCTAAAACTAAAGAAGCTCTTACTGCAAAGAATACCGAAGTTGAAGAGCAAAGAGAGATGATGAGGGAAATAGGTAATGATCTCGTTGCTGCAAAAgatcaaataaaagaatCCTCATTAGGTAAAAATGAGGAAATAGCAAGATGGACTGCTCAGGTTGAAAACTTAAAAAacgaaaatgaaaagatcATTTCCGAAAATAAGACTAAGCAAtctgaattagaaaagaacACAGCGGCGCTTACTGATGAGATcgaaaaattgaaaactaaATATATGGATGCTTCAAAAAGATtaaaagataatgaagCAAGAATGAATGAAGCACTGAGTAAAatacaaaatgaaaataatagattaTCGAATCAAATGAGGGATTATAATTCAGTAAAAACTAACGTTTTACAAAAGGAGAAAACAATTTCTTATTTGGAGAATCAAATTAAAGGATAtactgaagaaaaaattaaaaccGAAAAATCTATAGATATGTTGAAGAGGGAGAACGGTATATTAACTAACCGTCTCGACCTGctaaagaaagaaaatcaaacGTTACATGATAATgtcaagaaaaattcaaactCTTATGAAAATTAtctaaaagaaaatggaaaacTATCTGAACGTCTATCAATACTACAAGATAAATATGATGCTCTACAAAACATCAAAAGCAACTCTAATGAACAAACAGATTCGATAAAGAGACAATGTGAAGAACTTAATGTAAAATTACGTGAAGCAAGTAAAAGGATCATTTctttagaagatgaattgaatgattatACCACAATAATTCAAGATAAGACAAGAGAAACCGATACGATGAGGCGTTTACTTTCTGAATCACAGAATGATGAGAAGACAAGACAACATCAATTGACTGAGAAAGTAACCCAGTTGACTAATGAGAAGGAAAAGTTAGATTCAGAATTATCTTTGCAAACAGCGAGGATAAACAGAGAGATAAACGACTGGAAACACATAACGAACGATTTAAAGTCTGAAGTACATGCTTTGAAACTAAGGGAACAACAGTTACTCTCTGAAATCACAACTTTAAATTCACTAAATGATACAATGAAACGTAAAAGTGTTGCGACGCATGAAGATTCTGGTGAGCTAGAAAAATTAACATCTAACCTAAAAGAGGCATTATCTAAGGCAGATGGCAAAATACAAGAACTTCAAAATTCCAACGAGCAATTAATGCATTTGAATAATgatgtaaataaaaaactcGAGCGTATCAccaaaaattatagaaCTTTATCGAATCAGTTGAATGCATTACGAGAAGGTAAAGAGATCTCAGCGAGAGAAAGTAGATCTAACTCAGTAGCATCTTCCGTTAGCAATCATTTAACTGTCGGTGAACCTCgaaaatcttcatcaacGAACGATTTGGCGGGCTCAAAACGAGAAAACGAACTAGAGCAGACAGAAAAAGTTGCGTATATGAAAAACGTTCTTCTCGGATTCTTAGAGCATAGGGAACAACGAAGCCAACTATTACCAGTTATCTCTATGCTATTACAACTGGATAGTAATGACGAAAAAAGGTTACTGATGTCATTAAGGTAA